The Streptomyces spororaveus genome includes a region encoding these proteins:
- a CDS encoding SCO5717 family growth-regulating ATPase has translation MSGDRNERRGGTWDVPTDDQSDAETEVTGEFTIDYTPPAWYMQGGAPAAQVPGLPEGSGFEPHRPSALESPSTMRIAPPAPRTPSDGAGLPAPFPPAPAAPADAAPAYQAQALPYSTPAPAPAPAPAAEAPAPAPAAAEAPAPFEAPAPAPAAFEVPAPVPPTAPAPVPFEVPAPAPVEDAPPALEAPAPVAPFSDPAPAPVADVPAPPAAADEVVPAPADAPPPTPFPALPPVDGVTPYPALPSAPVAEPVAEPVAEVAPAPWAGPRDTPAEGTPVLPPVEQPSAPVAPVGPADAPPAVAEAPFGGSVGELPSPPPSFGSPEAYAFPPPTPTPPQQHAPQPQQYDPRTAGQWSAGPGQQHPQPHAQQPQPPQPHDPRYSAGQTGGGAPLGYTAAVELSSDRLLRNKQKPKNNNNGVGGRFRFGGKAAEAERQRKLELIRTPVMSCYRIAVISLKGGVGKTTTTTALGATLATERQDKILAIDANPDAGTLGRRVRRETGATIRDLVQAIPYLNSYMDIRRFTSQAPSGLEIIANDVDPAVSTTFNDEDYRRVIETLGRQYPIILTDSGTGLLYSAMRGVLDLADQLIIISTPSVDGASSASTTLDWLSAHGYADLVSRSLTVISGVRETSKMIKIEDIVQHFETRCRGVVVVPFDEHLAAGAEVDLDMMRPKTREAYFNLSALVAEDFLRAQQQAPQGHWGAPQQPQAPQHAYGQQPPQQPQPYGQPQGQPTYQQPPQPQQPQPYGQPYPQPGQPWQQPQAPQQQPPQPQQPPRDPRLG, from the coding sequence GTGAGCGGCGATCGGAACGAGAGGCGCGGCGGGACGTGGGACGTCCCGACGGACGATCAGTCCGACGCGGAGACCGAAGTGACGGGCGAGTTCACGATCGACTACACCCCGCCCGCCTGGTACATGCAGGGCGGGGCCCCCGCCGCGCAGGTACCGGGACTCCCCGAGGGCAGCGGCTTCGAGCCCCACCGCCCGTCGGCACTGGAATCGCCGTCGACGATGCGGATCGCTCCGCCGGCTCCGCGGACGCCGTCCGACGGCGCGGGCCTGCCGGCTCCGTTCCCGCCCGCGCCCGCCGCCCCGGCCGACGCGGCCCCGGCGTACCAGGCGCAGGCGCTGCCGTACTCGACCCCTGCTCCTGCTCCTGCTCCTGCTCCTGCTGCCGAGGCTCCGGCCCCGGCTCCTGCTGCCGCCGAGGCCCCGGCTCCGTTCGAGGCCCCGGCTCCGGCCCCCGCTGCGTTCGAGGTCCCGGCTCCGGTGCCTCCGACCGCCCCGGCGCCCGTGCCGTTCGAGGTCCCGGCCCCGGCTCCCGTCGAGGACGCCCCGCCCGCGCTCGAAGCCCCGGCTCCGGTCGCACCGTTCTCGGACCCGGCCCCGGCCCCGGTCGCCGACGTACCCGCACCCCCGGCCGCGGCCGATGAGGTCGTCCCGGCTCCCGCCGACGCTCCGCCCCCGACGCCGTTCCCGGCCCTGCCGCCCGTCGACGGGGTCACGCCGTACCCGGCCCTGCCGTCGGCCCCCGTCGCGGAGCCGGTCGCCGAGCCGGTGGCCGAGGTTGCGCCCGCGCCCTGGGCAGGCCCCCGGGACACTCCCGCCGAGGGAACGCCCGTACTGCCGCCCGTCGAGCAGCCCTCGGCGCCGGTGGCTCCGGTCGGCCCCGCGGACGCGCCGCCGGCCGTCGCCGAGGCCCCGTTCGGGGGATCCGTCGGCGAACTGCCGTCGCCGCCGCCCTCGTTCGGGAGCCCGGAGGCCTACGCGTTCCCGCCTCCGACTCCCACGCCGCCGCAGCAGCATGCGCCGCAGCCGCAGCAGTACGACCCCCGCACCGCCGGCCAGTGGTCCGCCGGGCCCGGGCAGCAGCACCCGCAGCCGCATGCGCAGCAGCCGCAGCCGCCGCAGCCGCACGACCCCCGTTATTCGGCCGGCCAGACCGGCGGCGGGGCTCCCCTCGGCTACACCGCCGCCGTCGAGCTGTCGTCCGACCGCCTGCTGCGCAACAAGCAGAAGCCCAAGAACAACAACAACGGTGTCGGCGGCCGGTTCCGCTTCGGCGGCAAGGCGGCCGAGGCGGAGCGCCAGCGCAAGCTGGAGCTGATCCGCACCCCGGTCATGTCCTGCTACCGCATCGCCGTCATCAGCCTCAAGGGCGGCGTCGGCAAGACCACGACCACCACCGCCCTCGGCGCCACCCTCGCCACCGAGCGCCAGGACAAGATCCTGGCCATCGACGCGAACCCCGACGCCGGTACCCTCGGCCGCCGGGTCCGCCGCGAGACCGGTGCCACCATCCGGGACCTGGTCCAGGCGATCCCGTACCTGAACTCGTACATGGACATCCGCCGGTTCACCTCCCAGGCGCCCTCCGGCCTGGAGATCATCGCGAACGACGTGGACCCGGCCGTCTCCACGACCTTCAACGACGAGGACTACCGCCGCGTCATCGAGACGCTGGGCCGCCAGTACCCGATCATCCTCACCGACTCGGGCACCGGCCTCCTCTACTCCGCCATGCGCGGCGTCCTGGACCTGGCCGATCAGCTGATCATCATCTCGACCCCGTCCGTGGACGGCGCCAGCAGCGCCAGCACCACCCTCGACTGGCTCTCCGCGCACGGGTACGCCGACCTCGTCTCACGCTCCCTGACCGTCATCTCGGGAGTCCGTGAGACCAGCAAGATGATCAAGATCGAGGACATCGTGCAGCACTTCGAGACCCGCTGCCGCGGTGTCGTCGTGGTGCCGTTCGACGAGCACCTCGCGGCCGGCGCCGAGGTCGATCTCGACATGATGCGGCCCAAGACGCGCGAGGCGTACTTCAACCTCTCCGCCCTCGTGGCCGAGGACTTCCTGCGGGCCCAGCAGCAGGCCCCGCAGGGTCACTGGGGTGCCCCGCAGCAGCCCCAGGCTCCTCAGCACGCCTACGGGCAGCAGCCGCCTCAGCAGCCGCAGCCGTACGGCCAGCCCCAGGGACAGCCCACGTACCAGCAGCCGCCCCAACCTCAGCAGCCGCAGCCCTACGGTCAGCCGTACCCGCAGCCCGGCCAGCCCTGGCAGCAGCCCCAGGCCCCGCAGCAGCAGCCGCCCCAGCCCCAGCAGCCCCCGCGCGACCCGCGCCTCGGCTGA
- a CDS encoding bifunctional riboflavin kinase/FAD synthetase has product MQRWRGLEDIPQDWGRSVVTIGSYDGVHRGHQLIIGRAVAAARELGVPSVVVTFDPHPSEVVRPGSHPPILAPYDRRAELMAGLGVDALLILPFTAEFSQLSPADFIVKVLVDKLHARAVIEGPNFRFGHRAAGNVDFLRELGSTYDYEVDVVDLVERGEAGGGVPFSSTLARRLVSEGDMDGAAEILGRPHRVEGVVVRGAQRGRELGYPTANVETQPHTAIPADGVYAGWLTADGERMPAAISVGTNVQFDATERTVEAYAIDRVGLDLYGMHVAVDFLAYVRGMAKFESLDGLLEAIADDVKRARVLTDAYDMKR; this is encoded by the coding sequence GTGCAGCGCTGGCGTGGCTTGGAGGACATCCCCCAGGACTGGGGACGCAGCGTCGTCACCATCGGCTCCTACGACGGCGTGCACCGGGGACATCAGCTGATCATCGGACGGGCGGTGGCCGCGGCGCGTGAGCTCGGCGTCCCCTCCGTGGTGGTCACGTTCGACCCGCACCCGAGCGAGGTGGTCCGCCCCGGCAGCCACCCGCCGATCCTGGCCCCCTACGACCGGCGTGCCGAGCTGATGGCCGGACTGGGCGTGGACGCGCTGCTGATCCTGCCGTTCACGGCGGAGTTCTCCCAGCTGTCCCCGGCCGACTTCATCGTGAAGGTCCTCGTCGACAAGCTGCACGCGCGCGCCGTCATCGAGGGCCCGAACTTCCGCTTCGGCCACCGGGCCGCCGGGAACGTCGACTTCCTGCGCGAGCTGGGCTCCACGTACGACTACGAGGTGGACGTCGTGGACCTGGTCGAGCGGGGCGAGGCGGGTGGCGGGGTGCCGTTCTCCTCGACGCTGGCGCGCCGACTGGTCTCGGAGGGCGACATGGACGGCGCGGCCGAGATCCTGGGGCGTCCGCACCGGGTCGAGGGCGTGGTGGTGCGCGGTGCGCAGCGCGGGCGCGAGCTCGGCTACCCGACGGCGAACGTCGAGACGCAGCCGCACACCGCGATCCCGGCGGACGGGGTCTACGCGGGCTGGCTGACGGCGGACGGCGAGCGGATGCCCGCGGCGATCTCGGTGGGGACGAACGTGCAGTTCGACGCGACCGAGCGGACCGTGGAGGCGTACGCGATCGACCGCGTGGGGCTCGATCTGTACGGGATGCACGTCGCCGTCGACTTCCTCGCGTACGTGCGGGGGATGGCGAAGTTCGAGTCGCTGGACGGGCTGCTGGAGGCGATCGCGGACGACGTGAAGCGGGCGCGGGTGCTGACGGACGCGTACGACATGAAGCGCTGA
- a CDS encoding serine protease, translating to MAELVKICDPAGRTRGSGFVADDRGTVVTSHEAVDGLTRVVLHAPGRTWLAEPADVTALPGLALALIRTDGLGVRPLPVAPRELIDPGTYVRLPARGWRQARVLGGAEVSYPAADRSHAVRTGVAVELAIGTDGRDALRLGGEACGGPVLDAGTGAVLAVVGTALRAEHRSGGFAVALRAAAGTDPDGPLAALLERNAATVPGHGGDLNLAGALELTATTLGAAFAPDDPEAVERPGIVAELTAFTTGDRPVLGLVGDPGTGRTTALAALAVRRARGACPAPTLWLRGADLRAADTSLADAATRALTAAARIVAAARGDDGPVSTPEHSPRHGSDGPVSTPEHSPRHGSDGAGCAPGRSPQGAERPAAAPSGASPRSAPEETPRRTPGPGGTTPAERRGQPAGAAARLAHVVARAGRRLLVVLDAPEEMPPELAHRLGPWTTTTAEWLHATGTRLIVAARPEYWEGAGALYPPGALHTPARPARRLPPALPLADLTAAEAETARARLGIPADAVREADARHPLTLRLLAGIRAAEVTAGRPGRDEVFAAHLDLLCLRTAVRIAAACADAGGARVHGPGVRRLAARVAGRVHEAARRALGPGQGQLDRTSFEELFPWRTGWASAVLTEGLLVPAGTGYRFAHEELSDWIQAGHLDVPTALALLVHGPAEPGLPVPRHRIGPVLEALRRLAPDRLRGELTALVDRLNRFTEEPEGATPDRAWWAARLLRETLLRAPDARTHLPVLHALAEHVTRAGPGEFGGWFWTRLRLPEPDRLDLLRRLLPADPAEAVPGDRYLDAAARRLARDPQRAQPLLCAWFTDGRRLRGRPGATVATAAQALLHTHRRLAVDDLTEALVRAAHPRADELLAVLAEEEPSALCRAVDRWAHDERPERRVAAAAYGLATAPYVRTPADRELLRHAAQTLLARPADTALHGSALAILLRDPQARGRYLPDALARFRDPGSGSRLPAAALVAALPVLPDPDEVFAALRARADGEVVRALAALTTPGLARRAGELVREHLARSPGDAPHAAFFVDRRLDQGPAAVSVVRPLVLDLLRGAPAGVRAELAAVLAAPGAAASHPLRGELADTLLREEADPGVLDAFLGALAAKAPGRAEDRTRELLRRTGRQLLRAPGGAAVFERRTVELARAEPVFGALVARWLATATAESAALLGPSARRTLETLSRAAADVT from the coding sequence ATGGCGGAGCTCGTCAAGATCTGCGATCCCGCCGGGCGCACGCGCGGCAGCGGATTCGTCGCCGACGACCGCGGGACGGTGGTCACCAGTCACGAGGCCGTCGACGGCCTGACCCGGGTGGTGCTGCACGCCCCCGGGCGGACCTGGCTGGCCGAGCCGGCCGACGTGACCGCGCTGCCCGGCCTGGCACTGGCCCTCATCCGCACCGACGGACTCGGCGTACGGCCGCTCCCGGTGGCGCCGCGCGAACTGATCGACCCCGGGACCTACGTACGGCTGCCCGCGCGGGGATGGCGGCAGGCGCGAGTGCTGGGCGGCGCCGAGGTCAGCTACCCGGCGGCGGACCGGTCCCACGCGGTACGGACGGGCGTGGCCGTGGAACTGGCGATCGGCACCGACGGCCGGGACGCGCTGCGACTGGGCGGGGAGGCATGCGGGGGCCCGGTCCTCGACGCCGGAACCGGAGCGGTGCTCGCGGTGGTGGGCACCGCTCTGCGGGCGGAACACCGCTCCGGCGGCTTCGCGGTGGCCCTGCGGGCGGCGGCCGGTACCGACCCGGACGGCCCGCTGGCCGCCCTGCTGGAGCGCAATGCCGCGACCGTGCCCGGCCACGGCGGGGACCTGAACCTCGCCGGAGCGCTGGAACTGACCGCGACCACGCTCGGAGCCGCCTTCGCCCCGGACGACCCGGAAGCCGTGGAGCGCCCGGGCATCGTCGCCGAACTCACCGCCTTCACCACCGGGGACCGCCCGGTCCTCGGCCTCGTGGGAGACCCGGGCACGGGCCGCACCACGGCGCTCGCGGCCCTGGCCGTGCGCCGCGCGCGGGGCGCCTGCCCGGCGCCGACGCTGTGGCTGCGCGGCGCGGACCTGCGCGCCGCCGACACCTCCCTGGCCGACGCGGCGACCCGCGCCCTGACCGCGGCGGCCCGCATCGTCGCCGCCGCGCGCGGTGACGACGGGCCCGTGAGCACGCCGGAACACTCCCCGCGCCATGGTTCCGACGGGCCCGTGAGCACGCCGGAACACTCCCCGCGCCATGGTTCCGACGGGGCCGGGTGTGCGCCGGGGCGCTCCCCACAGGGCGCCGAACGCCCTGCCGCCGCGCCTTCCGGCGCCTCGCCACGTTCGGCGCCGGAGGAGACGCCCCGGCGCACGCCCGGCCCCGGCGGAACCACCCCGGCCGAGCGGCGCGGGCAGCCGGCGGGAGCCGCGGCGCGGCTCGCGCACGTGGTCGCCCGCGCCGGCCGCCGCCTGCTCGTCGTGCTCGACGCCCCCGAGGAGATGCCGCCGGAGCTCGCCCACCGCCTCGGCCCCTGGACCACCACCACCGCCGAGTGGCTGCACGCGACCGGCACCCGGCTGATCGTCGCCGCCCGGCCCGAGTACTGGGAGGGGGCCGGCGCCCTCTACCCGCCCGGGGCGCTGCACACCCCGGCCCGCCCCGCCCGGCGGCTGCCGCCCGCCCTCCCGCTCGCGGACCTCACCGCCGCCGAGGCGGAGACCGCCAGGGCCCGCCTCGGCATCCCCGCCGACGCCGTCCGGGAGGCCGACGCCCGGCACCCGCTGACCCTGCGCCTGCTCGCCGGGATCCGCGCCGCCGAGGTCACCGCCGGCCGCCCCGGCCGCGACGAGGTCTTCGCCGCGCATCTGGACCTGCTGTGCCTGCGTACCGCCGTCCGGATCGCCGCGGCCTGCGCCGACGCCGGGGGCGCCAGGGTGCACGGGCCCGGGGTCAGGCGGCTCGCGGCGCGCGTGGCCGGCCGGGTCCACGAGGCCGCGCGCCGCGCCCTGGGACCCGGACAGGGGCAGCTGGACCGGACCTCCTTCGAGGAGCTGTTCCCCTGGCGTACGGGCTGGGCCTCCGCCGTGCTCACCGAGGGACTGCTGGTGCCCGCCGGCACCGGCTACCGCTTCGCCCACGAGGAGCTGTCCGACTGGATCCAGGCCGGCCACCTGGACGTCCCCACCGCGCTCGCCCTGCTCGTACACGGCCCCGCCGAGCCCGGGCTGCCCGTGCCCCGGCACCGGATCGGGCCCGTCCTGGAGGCCCTGCGCAGGCTCGCCCCCGACCGGCTGCGCGGCGAGCTCACGGCTCTGGTCGACCGGCTCAACCGTTTCACCGAGGAACCGGAGGGGGCCACCCCGGACCGCGCCTGGTGGGCCGCCCGGCTGCTGCGTGAAACCCTGCTCCGGGCCCCCGACGCCCGGACCCACCTCCCCGTCCTGCACGCCCTCGCCGAGCACGTGACCCGGGCCGGCCCGGGGGAGTTCGGCGGCTGGTTCTGGACCCGGCTCCGGCTGCCCGAGCCCGACCGCCTCGACCTGCTGCGCCGGCTGCTGCCCGCCGACCCCGCCGAGGCGGTCCCCGGCGACCGCTATCTCGATGCCGCGGCCCGCCGCCTCGCGAGGGACCCGCAGCGCGCGCAGCCGCTGCTCTGCGCCTGGTTCACCGACGGGCGCCGACTGCGCGGCCGCCCCGGGGCCACCGTGGCCACCGCCGCGCAGGCCCTGCTGCACACCCACCGCCGCCTCGCCGTGGACGACCTCACCGAGGCGCTCGTCCGCGCCGCGCACCCGCGCGCCGACGAGCTGCTCGCCGTACTCGCCGAGGAGGAGCCCTCCGCCCTGTGCCGGGCCGTCGACCGCTGGGCGCACGACGAACGGCCCGAGCGGCGGGTCGCGGCCGCCGCCTACGGGCTCGCCACCGCCCCGTACGTGCGCACCCCCGCCGACCGCGAGCTGTTGCGCCACGCCGCCCAGACGCTGCTCGCCCGCCCCGCCGACACCGCCCTGCACGGCAGCGCCCTCGCGATCCTGCTGCGCGACCCGCAGGCGCGCGGCCGCTACCTGCCCGACGCCCTCGCCCGCTTCCGCGATCCCGGGTCCGGCTCCCGGCTGCCCGCGGCGGCGCTGGTCGCGGCCCTGCCCGTACTGCCCGACCCGGACGAGGTGTTCGCCGCCCTGCGGGCCCGGGCCGACGGCGAGGTCGTGCGGGCCCTGGCCGCGCTGACCACGCCGGGGCTGGCCCGGCGCGCGGGTGAGCTCGTACGGGAGCACCTGGCGCGGAGCCCCGGGGACGCACCGCACGCAGCCTTCTTCGTGGACCGGCGGCTCGACCAGGGCCCGGCCGCCGTCTCGGTCGTACGGCCGCTGGTGCTGGACCTGCTCCGCGGCGCCCCGGCCGGGGTGCGGGCGGAGCTGGCCGCCGTACTGGCCGCGCCGGGTGCGGCGGCCTCGCACCCGCTGCGCGGCGAGCTGGCCGACACCCTGCTGCGCGAGGAGGCCGATCCGGGCGTGCTCGACGCGTTCCTCGGGGCCCTCGCGGCGAAGGCCCCCGGGCGCGCGGAGGACCGTACGCGGGAGCTGCTGCGGCGCACCGGGCGGCAGCTGCTGCGGGCCCCGGGCGGGGCGGCGGTCTTCGAGCGGCGGACGGTGGAGCTGGCCCGGGCCGAGCCGGTCTTCGGGGCGCTGGTGGCCCGCTGGCTGGCGACGGCGACGGCGGAGTCCGCGGCCCTGCTCGGGCCGAGCGCCCGGCGGACGCTGGAGACACTGAGCAGGGCGGCCGCGGATGTGACGTGA
- the truB gene encoding tRNA pseudouridine(55) synthase TruB, whose protein sequence is MSNNAGKTPDGLVIVDKPSGFTSHDVVAKMRGIAKTRRVGHAGTLDPMATGVLVLGVEKATKLLGHLALTEKEYLGTIRLGQDTLTDDAEGEITSSTDATGVTREAVDAGIAKLSGEIMQVPSKVSAIKIKGVRSYKRARDGEDFEIPARPVTISSFQVYDMREAEAEDGTKVVDLVVSVVCSSGTYIRALARDLGADLGVGGHLTALRRTRVGPYKLDKARTLDQLQEELTVMPIGEAAAAAFPRWDLDARRASLLANGVRIDMPQEYEAGRTVAVFGPQGQLLGLVENKNGKAKSLAVFA, encoded by the coding sequence ATGAGCAACAACGCAGGGAAGACGCCGGACGGGCTTGTCATCGTCGACAAGCCGTCCGGCTTCACTTCGCACGACGTGGTCGCCAAGATGCGCGGGATCGCCAAGACCCGCCGCGTCGGTCACGCCGGCACGCTCGACCCGATGGCGACCGGCGTGCTGGTCCTCGGCGTGGAGAAGGCCACCAAGCTCCTCGGCCACCTCGCGCTCACGGAGAAGGAGTACCTCGGCACGATCCGCCTGGGCCAGGACACCCTGACGGACGACGCCGAGGGCGAGATCACCTCCTCCACGGACGCCACCGGGGTCACCCGGGAAGCCGTGGACGCGGGTATCGCCAAGCTGTCCGGCGAGATCATGCAGGTCCCGTCCAAGGTCAGCGCCATCAAGATCAAGGGCGTGCGCTCCTACAAGCGCGCCCGCGACGGTGAGGACTTCGAGATCCCGGCCCGGCCGGTCACGATCTCCTCCTTCCAGGTGTACGACATGCGCGAGGCGGAGGCCGAGGACGGCACGAAGGTCGTCGACCTCGTCGTCTCCGTGGTCTGCTCCAGCGGTACGTACATCCGCGCCCTCGCCCGTGACCTGGGCGCCGACCTCGGCGTCGGCGGGCACCTCACCGCGCTGCGCCGCACGCGGGTGGGCCCGTACAAGCTCGACAAGGCGCGGACCCTGGACCAGCTCCAGGAGGAGCTGACCGTCATGCCCATCGGAGAGGCGGCCGCCGCGGCCTTCCCCCGGTGGGACCTGGACGCCCGGCGGGCCTCGCTGCTCGCCAACGGCGTACGGATCGACATGCCCCAGGAGTACGAGGCCGGTCGCACGGTCGCGGTCTTCGGGCCGCAGGGGCAGCTGCTCGGACTCGTCGAGAACAAGAACGGCAAGGCCAAGTCCCTCGCGGTCTTCGCCTGA
- the rbfA gene encoding 30S ribosome-binding factor RbfA has translation MADNARAKKLADLIREVVAEKLLRGVKDPRLGTHVTITDTRVTGDLREATVFYTVYGDDEDRASAAAGLESAKGVLRSAVGRAAGTKFTPTLTFVADALPENAKTIEDLLDKARSSDAQVREVSSGAQYAGDADPYKKPGDEDDEDAASE, from the coding sequence GTGGCCGACAATGCGCGGGCGAAGAAGCTGGCGGACCTCATCCGGGAGGTGGTGGCCGAGAAGCTGCTCCGCGGTGTCAAGGACCCCCGCCTCGGTACGCACGTGACCATCACGGACACCCGGGTCACCGGCGATCTGCGGGAGGCCACGGTCTTCTACACGGTCTACGGCGACGACGAGGACCGGGCCAGCGCGGCGGCGGGCCTGGAGAGCGCCAAGGGCGTTCTGCGCTCCGCGGTCGGCCGGGCGGCGGGCACCAAGTTCACGCCCACCCTGACCTTCGTCGCGGACGCCCTCCCGGAGAACGCCAAGACCATCGAGGACCTCCTCGACAAGGCGCGCTCCTCCGACGCCCAGGTGCGCGAGGTGTCCTCCGGTGCCCAGTACGCCGGCGACGCCGACCCGTACAAGAAGCCGGGCGACGAGGACGACGAGGACGCAGCCTCCGAATGA
- a CDS encoding DUF503 domain-containing protein, with amino-acid sequence MYVGTLSFDLLLGDVHSLKEKRSVVRPIVAELQRKFSVSAAEVGDQDLHRRARIGVALVSGDTGFLSDVLDRCERLVAARPEVELLSVRRRLHGDED; translated from the coding sequence ATGTACGTGGGGACTCTGTCCTTCGATCTGCTCCTCGGCGACGTCCACTCGCTGAAGGAGAAACGCTCCGTGGTCCGGCCCATCGTGGCCGAGCTCCAACGCAAGTTCTCCGTGAGCGCGGCTGAAGTGGGCGACCAGGACCTGCACCGCAGGGCCCGTATAGGGGTCGCTCTGGTGAGTGGGGACACGGGGTTCCTCTCGGACGTACTGGACCGCTGCGAGCGGCTGGTCGCTGCGCGTCCGGAAGTGGAGCTGCTGTCCGTGCGACGGCGCCTCCACGGTGATGAAGACTGA